The Anaerolineae bacterium genomic sequence TGACTATGATAAGACTCTGATGCAGTGGTATAAAAATTTCCATGAGAATTGGGGCTACCTGAAGAAAATTTATGATGAACGGTTCTACAGAATGTGGAAATTTTATCTTTTGGCATGTGCAGGATCCTTTCGCGCCCGACAAAACCATGTGTGGCAGATAGTTCTTTCTCCGGGAGGCGTTCCCAACGGGTATCAGGCCCAGCGATAAGCAAATATTTCTTGGCCTTTGATAGCTTCTCGCCTCGAATTACTGATTTGTCGATGGATTGCAGTGACCTGTCGGCAATAATATGCTGCGAAAACGTTGTCAGTGTTTTAGCAACCATGGATCAAGCATGGAAGCCCCGCTGATTTCCATATCTGATGTGTTCCGTGTTACAATAATAAAATTGTTTGTAATTCCTGTAGCCGCAATCATGCCATCAATTGCAGGCATGGTTTTGCCTGCTAATTCTGACTGAGCCTGAATTTTACCCCAAATGGTTGCTGTCTGTAGATCAAAATCGATTATCCTGTCCTGAAACCTTTCTTTCAGGTCGCAATTCAACCATTTGTGCAGTTTTTCTTTCTTACTGCTTTCAGGAAGTTTTTCAATACCTTTATGGAGTTCTCCGATTGTTAAAACAGATATGAATAGATTGGTTTCAGTTGTTTTGGATATCCATTTAACAACTTGTTTGTTTGGATTTTTTTTAATTAATTCTGAAATAACACAAGTGTCTAAGAGGTATTTCATAATTCTATATCTCGCGGCAAATCCTTATTTCTTTTTGTGTCTAAATTAATTTTTGAAAGAGGAGAATTTTGAAAGAATTTCAACAGGTTGGTTTTCGGTTTTATTAATTTTTTGTATTCATCAATTGATAGAACAACAACAGCAGCTTTGCCATGTTTGGTTACTACTTGCGGACCATTATGTTGAGCTTTATCAACAAGGTTGCTGAATTTGTTTTTTGCATTCTGAAGTTGCCATGAATTTGCTACCATTTTCATCACCTCGCAGGATTATATTTTGTACGGTTCTGGCTAGCTTGTCTAGAAAATAATCTTTTTGTGGTTAAATGTCAAGATAACATCTTGTATGACCCTTTGTTCGCTTCGTGTGCTTCGTGCTCTGGTAAAATATCTATAATCCCTATACTATTGACTCTTGCCTAAAACAAATTAATTGAGTATAAAATAGTGATGAAAAAACGACCCCCTATAGCTGTTGTCGGCATGGCCGGTGTATTTCCAAAAGCTGTTGGCCTTAATATATTCTGGCATAATATTATCAATAAAATCGATTCAACTTCCGATGTATTGAAAGACAGGTGGATAGTTGAGCCGGACTTGATGTATAATTCCGATCCAATGCCGGATAAGGCCTTTTCAAAACGCTGCTGTCTGATAGATGCCGACATACTTCAATCAATTAAGTCGGGTCATACAGGCATTAACATAAACAAGAACCTTTTAAAGGATTTAGACCCTCTCTATCACCTGGTCCTTCATGCAGGCAGAGAGGCATTGTCGGATTGCGTGACATCATCGTTAAACAGAGAACGTATTGGAACAATTCTTGCCGCGATTGCGCTTCCAACCGATGCATCTTCTTTAATAACCAGAAAAATCTTGGGCAGATCATTTGAAGAAACACTCTTTGGCGGTGCTGCTCATTTTCAAGCAAAGCCTCTTACAGCACAAGAATGCATATCAGGCAGGGTAACGAGCCTGCCCGCAGCCATCCTGGCAAAGGCTTTGGGGCTTGGCGGCGGAACCTATACCCTTGACGCTGCATGCGCATCATCTCTTTACGCAGTTAAATTTGCCTGCGACGAACTTTATTCTCTTCGCGCTGATGCCATGCTGGCAGGCGGTGTTTCAAGACCTGAATGCCTTTATACCCAGGTAGGCTTCAGCCAGCTTCGCGCATTATCCCCTTCAGGCCGGTGCGCCCCTTTTGATGAAACCGCAGACGGTCTCGTGGTTGGAGAAGGGGTTGGAATGCTCGTCTTAAAAAGGCTTGATGATGCCTTGCGTGACGGGGACAATATCCATGCTCTGATCCACGGCATCGGACTTTCCAATGATATAAGAGGCAACCTTCTTGCCCCTGATTCCGAGGGCCAAGTTCGCGCCATGCGCAGCGCTTACAAATCTGCCGGCTGGTCTCCATTTGATATAGACCTCATTGAATGCCACGGCGCTGGAACACCTGTTGGGGACGCCACGGAACTTAAAAGCCTTAAAAGCCTGTGGGATGGAAACAACCGGCCATACGGCCGATGCCGCATCGGATCAATAAAATCAATGATAGGCCATCTTCTGACAGGCGCCGGCGCCGCAGGAATGATCAAGACCATCCTTGCGTTAAAACACAAAATTCTGCCCCCTTCGCTTAATTTTAACAGAGCGCCGGAGAAAAGTCCGCTTAATAACAGCCCTTTCAGGGTGCAGACAGAGGCTGAAGAATGGGTGAGAAAAGACAGGCATAAACCGCTTCGCGCCGCGGTAAGCGCATTCGGGTTTGGTGGAATAAATGCTCACCTTCTTCTCGAAGAATGGGATCCATCATCCAATTCAAAACTCAAAATTCAACACTCAAAACTCAAAATTCCCCGCCCCGCTGTTGCCATTGTGGGAATGGGAGCTGCTTTTGGATCTTTAAAGTCATTGAAAGATTTTCAAGAGGTTATTTTCAAGGACAAATCCATAATCACAAAAAGGCCCGAGCACAGATGGAAAGGATGTGAAGCTGTTGCGGAAACATATCTTGACAAACGGGCTGCATACGGCGGGTTTATGGACAAGCTCTCGCTTAATGCAGGAGAGTTTCGCATACCTCCCAGCGAAATCCCTGATATACTTCCGCAGCATTTGCTTATGCTGAAGGTATCAGCCGATGCCATGAAGGATGCAGGTCTTCCGCTTAGAAAGGATCGCCCGCGCATGGGCGCCATTATCGGCATGGGATTTGATTTTGAAGCAACCAATTTTCACCTGCGGTGGCATCTGCAAAATCTGGTCGGGTTATGGAAAAAAAGATACAGCCTTGATCTTGATGATAATGAAACTGCAAGGTGGCTTGAATCATTGAGAGACTCATATGGCCCGCCCTTGACAAACGCGCGGACATTAGGCGCTCTTGGAGGAATCATAGCAAGCAGGATTGCCAGAGAATTCCGCTTTGGAGGCCCAAGCTTTGTTGTCTCCGATGAAGAGGCATCAGGCATTGGCGCTCTTGAAAGAGGGGTAAGATTCCTGCAGCAAAATGAAATGGATGCTGTTCTTGTGGGAGCAATAGATCTTGCATGCGATGTGCGCAGTATTATCACGGCAGACAGAATAAGCCCTTTTTCCAGAAATAATGAGGTCCGCCCTTTTGACGGGTCAACAGATGGAAGACTTCCCGGAGAAGGGGCCGCAGCGCTTGTTCTGAAGCCTCTTGACCGGGCAATAAAGGATGGAGACAGGATATATTCTGTGATAAGAGGGACAGGAAATGCAAGTAAAGGAAAGGATAAAATAGATTACTCTTCAAAGGATGCTTATATTCTCTCGCTCAAGCAATGCTTTTATGATGCTGGGATTTCTCCGGCTTTAATAAGCTTTTTTGAAACACATGGAAGCGGTGATCCTGCTGAAGACAGCGCGGAGTCAGAGGCTCTGCGCGAGTTTTTTAAAGATCGCAAAAACAGATGCGCCATAGGATCGGTCAAAGCAAACATAGGGCATGCAGGAGCAGCCGCAGGGCTTGCTTCTCTGATTAAAACAAGCCTGTGCCTGCATCAAAAAACAATCCCTTCCTTAAAAAGCTCCGGCAACAGGGAAAAGAATATTCTGCAAAAAGAGATATTTTATATACCTGCTAATTCAAAAAACTGGACAGATGACTTAGAAGGCACCCCCCGCATGGCATGTGTCGGCTGCATGACAACAGACGGCAACTGCATGCATGTTATACTTGAAGAATTTGAAGATACAAAAGAAAAACCAGGCGCTCACCTGCGCCCGCATTTTGATCAAGAAGATGTGGGCAAAAAAGAGGCAGGAAGGAAGATAACTCTGATCATGGGAGGAAAAGCCCCCTGCCCTGCCCTGCCGGAAAGAAAAAGTAAAACGCAAACCTCTCCGGAGATAGAGCGCGCAATAAAAAACATTGAAGCCACAGCAGACGCCCACAAGACTTTTCTGGAATTTTCAACCAGCCTGCAAAACTCCTATGCCCAGGCATTTGAACTCCAGACAAAACTACTCACAGCCCGAAACATAAAGAGCGGAGAACAATCAGCAACCAGAAACGAGCAACCGTCAACTCTCTTCTCCCGCGACATGTGTCTGGAATTCGCTACAGGCTCTGTGGCAAAAGTGCTTGGCCCTAAGTTCGCAGTAGTTGATACATATAATGCAAGGGTGCGCCTTCCTGATGAACCTCTCATGCTTGTTGACAGGATAATTTCAGTTAAAGGTGAAAAAGGTTCTCTGAGCTCAGGCCGCATTGTAACCGAGCATGATGTTCTGCCAAAAGCGTGGTATCTGGACGGAGGCCGCGCTCCGGTATGCATATCGGTCGAAGCAGGCCAGGCTGATCTGTTTCTTTGCTCTTATCTGGGCATAGATCTTGTAGTAAAAGGTAAAAGAACATACAGGCTGCTTGATGCTGTTGTAACATTTCACCGCGGTCTGCCGCAGCCCGGAGACACAATCAGATATGAAATCAATATTGAAAAGTTTGTCCGCCAGGGTGAAACATTTCTTTTCTTTTTCAACTTTAAAGGTTTTATCGGCTCTTCACATCTTATCACAATGTCTGACGGGTGCGCGGGTTTCTTCACCAAAGAGGAGGTCAAAAATTCAGGAGGGATTATTCTTAAAGATGAAGACACAAGGCCGCTGAAGGGGAAAAGAGCATCCAAATGGAAAGAGCTGGTTCCTGTATGTGTTGAAAAATATGATGATGAGGCTGTAAATGCTCTGAGGGCCGGAAATCTAAAGGCATGTTTCGGCCCTCTTTTTGACAATCTTGAGCTTGCCGAGCCGCTCAGGCTTCCAGGGATAAACAAAGGCCAAAAAGATCGGAAAGATCGGATGAAACTTATAGACCGCATTATCCATCTTGATCCAGAGGGAGGTCGATACGGGCTTGGACTGATTAAAGCAGAGGCTGATATACATCCGGACGACTGGTTCCTTACCTGCCATTTCATGGATGACATGGTAATGCCTGGAACTCTCATGTATGAATGCTGCGCGCATACCCTCAGGGTCTTTATCCAGCGCATGGGATGGGTTACAGAAAAAACCGGCGTATGCTATGAACCGGTACTTGGAGTTAAAAGCATACTAAAATGCCGCGGGCCGGTAACACCTGATACAAAACATGTTGTTTATGAAATAATAATAAAGGAGATCGGATATAATCCTGAACCTTATGTAATTGCCGACGCTCTCATGTATGCTGACGGGCATAATATAGTTATGTTTACAGACATGTCCATGAAAATGACCGGTATAACCGGTGAAGAAATAGAGGCATTCTGGAAGAAAAAAGAAAAACAGGTTTTGTTTGACAGAAAAAGGCTGCTTGCCTTTTCAGTCGGAAACCCTTCTGAAGCATTTGGAGAGCCCTATAAACAGTTTGATAAAAAAAGGCGTATAGCAAGGCTTCCCGGGCCGCCGTATCAGTTTATGGACAGGATAGTTTCCATCGAGCCGGAGCCGTGGATCTTAAAACCCGGCGGATGGATAGAAGCCGAGTATGATGTGCCTTATGATGCATGGTATTTTAAATCAGATCACAGCAGACTGATGCCTTTTTGCATCTTGCTTGAAATCGCGCTTCAGCCCTGCGGCTGGCTTGCGGCATATATGGGATCCGCCCTTAAAAGCAAAAATGATCTCAAATTCAGAAACCTTGGCGGAAATGCGGTCTTATACGACAATGTGTCGCGTGAAACAAAAACCCTGACCATGAAAGCCAGAACAAAAAAAGTCTCTGAAGCAGGCGATATGATCATAGAAGAATTTGATTTTCTGATACTTAAGCAAAACAAGATAATTTACAAGGGGGATACTTCCTTTGGTTTTTTTACCGATAATGCACTGAAGCAGCAGGTCGGCTTAAGTAATGCCGATAAAGGGGCATATATTCCAACACCCGATGAATTTAATAAAAGCAGTGCATACCTGCTTGAAGATAAAGCCCCTTTCACGCCTGATGATTCTGTTGTTGACAAAGCGCCCTGTTTGTCAATGCCTTCAAAGGCGCTCCGCATGATCGATAAAATTGATCTGTATCTGCCGGACGGAGGCCCAAAAGGTCTTGGTTTTATTCGCGGGATAAAGGATGTAGATCCTGATGAATGGTTTTTCAAGGCACACTTTTACCAGGACCCTGTATGGCCGGGTTCTCTCGGAGTAGAAGCATTTCTTCAACTTATTAAGTTCATGGCGCTTAAGCGCTGGAAGCATCTATCCAACACCCACAATTTTGAACTTATCATTCAAAAGCCGCATAACTGGACCTATCGCGGGCAGGTTATTCCGGTTAATAAAAAAATCGAGGTTGAAGCCATGATAACCGGTATTCAGGACGTTCCTGTCCCAGGTATTGTCGCAAACGGATTTTTAAAAGTGGACGGGCTCTATATTTACGAAATGAAAAATTTCGGTTTTAGATTAATTCCGGACAGATAGTGCTCAAGCGAAAATTCCCTGCAAAAAAAGTTCTTATCTTTAATATAGATTTTTTATGAAAAAGTGTTATGTTTAATTTAACAATAAAATCGCCTGAGTTAATAACATTGATGTTTAATTGAGAAGTTCCGCAATCCTGCTGATACAAGAAGTAACAAGGAGAAATTTCAATGAGTTCACCGATTGAAAAACTAAGGATAGGGGTAGCCAACCGGGGAGTTCCGGCTCTTCGTATAGGACGTACCATAAGAGAAATGGGAGGCATATATGTAGCGTTTGCCACAGAGGAGGATAAAACCGCTCCTCACGTATCCAAGGCAGACAAGGCTTACACTATACGGACGGAAAAAGGATATTTAGATTTAGAGGAGATCGTTCGCCTTGCACTGCAGCATGATGTTAAAGCACTTCACCCTGGATGGGGTTTTGCCGCGGAAAACAACCGGTTCCCATCCCTTTGCAAGGAAAACAAAATCATCTTCATCGGCCCTTCAGAAGCTCCAATGAAAAAACTCGGCAACAAGGTCACGGCCAGAAAGATCGCAAACTCTGTTTCCGTGCCGGTCATTCCAGGTTCCGACAGCTCGGTAACCCTTGAAGAAGCAAAACAGATCGCACGGGAAATCGGCTATCCGGTAATGATAAAAAGTGAAGGCGGCGGCGGCGGAAGAGGAATTGTAATTATTGAATCTCCTGAAGAGCTTGAAACGCATTTCCAAAAAGCCTCAACCATTGCAGAGGCGAGTTTCGGCAACCCGAATTTATATATTGAAAAATTTCTTCCATCGGTCAGGCACATGGAAATACAGGCCATCTGCGATTCATTCGGCAATGCAGTGGTACTGGATGAGCGGGACTGTTCCACGCAAAGAAAAAATCAAAAATTACTGGAAATCACACCCTCTCCCTGGAAAGGGATGACCAGTGAATTAAGAAAAACTCTTAAAAATGCTACTTTAAAGATTATATCCGCCGCAGGATATGATTCTATTGGAACATTTGAATTTTTAGTGGATGAAAAACAAAATTACTACTTTATTGAGGCAAACACCAGGCTTCAGGTTGAACACGGGATCACGGAAATACTTTACGGGATGGATCTTGTTGAAGAAATGATACGAATATCTTTTGGTGAAAAACTGAGCCTGAAGCAGGAAGAGATGAGCCCCAGGGGATTTGCCATGCAATGCCGAATAAATTTTGAGGATCCCCAAAACAATTTCCGTCCAAACGCAGGTGAAATAACCAGGTATCTTTCTCCAGGCGGCGAAGGGATAAGGCTCGATTCATGCGTCTTTTACGGATACGAGTTCCCCAAGCTCTATGACTCGCTGGGAGCTCTCCTCATGGCGTATGGAGCCACATGGGAAAAGACAGTGGCAACCATGAAGCGGGCTTTGTCTGAATACTTTGTAGGCGGCTTGAAAACCACTATTCCGTTTCATAAAAAGGTTGTCTCACATCCAAAATTCATGACAGGCGAAATTGTTACAAAATTCATCGATAATACGCCTGAGCTGATGTCTTACGTGGAAATCATACCTGAAGAAATCCGACTTGCCGGTTTGATGGCTGAAACTACCGCCAGGGGATTTAATCCATATGTCGGGCTTGGGTCTTACCGGAAATTCGGCGATTCCAAGGTCGGCCCAATGTCTGTGGATGTTTCAACTTTGGCAAAAAAGGCAACCAATGACCATTCCTATCAGCCGCCTTTTAATCCCAACGACCATAGGGACAACACTCTGAATTTTTTACGAAATTCTGAATATGTGGAATTCTGCAATACGACCCCAAGGGATATAACCCAGTCGGAAACCGGCAATCGATTTCGTCTCTTTGACGATCGTCTTGTCGGGCCATTAATTGACAGGTGCGGATATGCATCCATCGAAAACGGCGGCGGAGCCCATTACCATGTCGCCATGTTAGGATGCATGACAGACCCGTGGGCTGAGGCGGCGAACTGGAACGAATTTGCGCCAAACACGCAAAAACTTATCCTCATACGATCAACAAATGTGCTCGGCTATGCTCCCCAGAGTCGTGAAATCATGAGGCGCACAGGCGAAATGATCGTAAAGCATTACCATGTAATACGATGTTTTGATTTTCTGAACCATATTGAAAACATGGCTCCGTTTGCCGAAATTGTTTTAAAAGCTGAAAACCGTATTTTTCAGCCGGCCGTAAGCTTAAGCTGGGCACAGGGCTTTGATGTCTCCCACTACCTTGGGCTGCTGGATGAAATCCTTTCAATGGTGGGACGAATTTTAGAATGCAATAAGGACGAGGCATCTAAAAAAATCATATTCTGCCTTAAAGATATGGCCGGCGTGTGCCCGCCGCGATTTATCAAAAGTCTGATTTCAGCCATGCTTGATAAATATCCTGATTTAATTATTCAATATCATCGCCATGCAACAGACGGTCTTGCCGTGCCTGCGTTAGGCGCTGCCGCTCAGGCAGGAGCAAAAATCCTTGATGTTGCCGACGGTCCCAGCGTAAGATTCTACGGCCAGACAGCGGTAATGCCGGTGCTGGCATATATTGAAGGAGAGCTTGGCTTAAAGACCCGGCTTGATAAAGAAAAAATCAGAGAAACCGCATTTGTTCTAAAACAGATTATGCCGATATACGATCATTACTGCAGCCCCACATTTCTTGGGATTGATCACGATGTTACGCTGCACGGACTTCCAGGCGGGGCCACTTCAAGCAGCCAGGAAGGCGCCTTAAAACAGGGATATGCGTTTCTGCTGCCCAGCATTCTTTTAGTTCTCGAGCTCCATCGAAAACTTATCAGGTACCACGATGTTACTCCAGGCTCCCAAATAACCTGGACTAATGGATACATGATGGTTGTAAAGGCTTATGAACGGGGCGGAATGACGGAAGTGCAAAGAATTATCAACCTGTTAAACAAGGTAACCACTGTTGAAGAAGATAAACTGGATGAGCAAACCAGAAAAGATCGCAACATATTGTTTATCCATGCAAATGACGCTTTAAAAAATCTTCTGTTAGGAAAATTCGGCAAACTTCCTCTTGGGTGGCCAAAACAATGGATTTATGAATCGGTATTCGGAAATAAATGGAAAGAGGCTGTTGATGGCAGAACCGAAGAAAGCCCTCTTAATTTTCTTCCCCAGGTTAATATGGATAACGTAAAGGCGGAACTGGCCGGACATATCAAAAGAAAACCAACGGAACAAGAGCTGGTTAATTATCTCAATCATCCGGGAGATGCTTTAACGCTCATCAAAAATCTGGAAAAGTACGGCGATCCCAATGCGCTTCCTGATGATATCTGGTTTGAAGGTCTTGAACTGAACATTGAACGGGAATTTCGCACCTCTGATGGGAAAATACATGACATAGAGGTTGTGCGTTTAGGCCAGATAAGCAAAAACGGCACAAGAAGAATACGCTACAAGCTCGATCACGAAGTCTTTGTTGAAGAAATACAGGTTAAAAAAAGAGCCGCGGAGAAAAAGGGAATGGAAATGGCTGATGAAAATAATCCATATCACATCGGCGCCCCATTTGATGCAGATCTATGGCTTGTTCACAAAAAGGCAGGCGATGCCGTGCAAGAAGGTGAAGAGATATTGAACCTTTCTCTAATGAAGGTCGAATACTCTATAAATTCTCCTGTAATCGGTGTTGTTAAGCAAGTTCCGGTATTTGCCGATTACAAGGCGGATAAAAAGATGGTCCCTGTGATAAAGGGGCAGCTTCTCATGGAGCTTGCTCCCCCCTGTAAATGTTGCCTGAATTGCAATGAGCCAATACAGGAAAAGAACAAATTCTGCTCAAACTGCGGGAACAGATTATCCGACTGAAACCCACCGCAACATGCTAAGGATGTTGTGTTATCGCAACTTTCGCAGGAGAATATCAGGAGTTGCGGTGGTGGTTTGGTCCAGCGTCATACAGTGCGCCTTGCGGCTGTGGCGATCCGGCAAATAATTAATTTTGATGGCATTGTAAAAAGTCTCGTCTATTGCGTTGTAGTATTTTTCAGACTTTCAATATGCTACATGTATGCCTTTGATTCTAAAAAATCACTATGCCTTGTATATGAAACTTTCTACGAGTTTATCAATTTTCGCCTGGATATTTTTTTTGAAAATAAGAGCTAATCAAAGGATATTTAAGATTTTAGGAGAAAACGTTGTTTTGAGATTTATGTTAATAACTACGGATATGCATAAAATGCTTAGTAAAATTGCTCGTTCAAAAAAGGTTGTATTTAGAAAGAGTTGCCGGTTTGACCATAATATATATATAAATATCCGATAGATATAAATTGTTAATAACCTATTTGCAAATAATTCTAAAATCATTTACATCAGGTTTGACATCGAACAACCCCTGGCTTAAATACAGCGAAACCTTATTGTAAAACCATTTACTATCCCGAAAGAATCCTGCAAAAACCGTTTGATTTTATAATTATTGAACAATTTGCCTTGTTTAAGGAACCTTAAAACCTCGTCATTTTAATGTAATACACTATGGAACAAACCTGGATTAAAGTTAAAAATTCAATCAAGAAACAGATTCAAGGGCAAAGTTTCAGGATGTGGATTGAACCCCTTGCTTATTCAAAATCGGATAATGATTCTATTGTCCTAACATGCCCAAATGCTTTTTCAAAAAAACGGGTCCTTGATAATTATAGTACACTAATTAAGTCTGAACTACACAAAGTATCAGGCAATGGATGTAAATTTATTATTGAAGTTTCCGGAAACAAGGGTGTTTCGAAGGGGGAAACAGATCATGAACCTCAAATGTGCCTTCCAAATATTAACGCACATGCATGCGGAGGACATTTTTTACGAAAAGATTTTACATTTGACAAATTTGTAGTAGGCAGCAACAGCGACTTTGCTTATTCAGCATCGCTCTCACTTGCTTCAAGAAATAATTCAAACCAAAACTCCCTGTTTCTTTTATCAAAAACAGGCATGGGAAAAAG encodes the following:
- a CDS encoding type II toxin-antitoxin system VapC family toxin, whose product is MKYLLDTCVISELIKKNPNKQVVKWISKTTETNLFISVLTIGELHKGIEKLPESSKKEKLHKWLNCDLKERFQDRIIDFDLQTATIWGKIQAQSELAGKTMPAIDGMIAATGITNNFIIVTRNTSDMEISGASMLDPWLLKH
- a CDS encoding type II toxin-antitoxin system Phd/YefM family antitoxin, yielding MVANSWQLQNAKNKFSNLVDKAQHNGPQVVTKHGKAAVVVLSIDEYKKLIKPKTNLLKFFQNSPLSKINLDTKRNKDLPRDIEL
- a CDS encoding beta-ketoacyl synthase N-terminal-like domain-containing protein — translated: MKKRPPIAVVGMAGVFPKAVGLNIFWHNIINKIDSTSDVLKDRWIVEPDLMYNSDPMPDKAFSKRCCLIDADILQSIKSGHTGININKNLLKDLDPLYHLVLHAGREALSDCVTSSLNRERIGTILAAIALPTDASSLITRKILGRSFEETLFGGAAHFQAKPLTAQECISGRVTSLPAAILAKALGLGGGTYTLDAACASSLYAVKFACDELYSLRADAMLAGGVSRPECLYTQVGFSQLRALSPSGRCAPFDETADGLVVGEGVGMLVLKRLDDALRDGDNIHALIHGIGLSNDIRGNLLAPDSEGQVRAMRSAYKSAGWSPFDIDLIECHGAGTPVGDATELKSLKSLWDGNNRPYGRCRIGSIKSMIGHLLTGAGAAGMIKTILALKHKILPPSLNFNRAPEKSPLNNSPFRVQTEAEEWVRKDRHKPLRAAVSAFGFGGINAHLLLEEWDPSSNSKLKIQHSKLKIPRPAVAIVGMGAAFGSLKSLKDFQEVIFKDKSIITKRPEHRWKGCEAVAETYLDKRAAYGGFMDKLSLNAGEFRIPPSEIPDILPQHLLMLKVSADAMKDAGLPLRKDRPRMGAIIGMGFDFEATNFHLRWHLQNLVGLWKKRYSLDLDDNETARWLESLRDSYGPPLTNARTLGALGGIIASRIAREFRFGGPSFVVSDEEASGIGALERGVRFLQQNEMDAVLVGAIDLACDVRSIITADRISPFSRNNEVRPFDGSTDGRLPGEGAAALVLKPLDRAIKDGDRIYSVIRGTGNASKGKDKIDYSSKDAYILSLKQCFYDAGISPALISFFETHGSGDPAEDSAESEALREFFKDRKNRCAIGSVKANIGHAGAAAGLASLIKTSLCLHQKTIPSLKSSGNREKNILQKEIFYIPANSKNWTDDLEGTPRMACVGCMTTDGNCMHVILEEFEDTKEKPGAHLRPHFDQEDVGKKEAGRKITLIMGGKAPCPALPERKSKTQTSPEIERAIKNIEATADAHKTFLEFSTSLQNSYAQAFELQTKLLTARNIKSGEQSATRNEQPSTLFSRDMCLEFATGSVAKVLGPKFAVVDTYNARVRLPDEPLMLVDRIISVKGEKGSLSSGRIVTEHDVLPKAWYLDGGRAPVCISVEAGQADLFLCSYLGIDLVVKGKRTYRLLDAVVTFHRGLPQPGDTIRYEINIEKFVRQGETFLFFFNFKGFIGSSHLITMSDGCAGFFTKEEVKNSGGIILKDEDTRPLKGKRASKWKELVPVCVEKYDDEAVNALRAGNLKACFGPLFDNLELAEPLRLPGINKGQKDRKDRMKLIDRIIHLDPEGGRYGLGLIKAEADIHPDDWFLTCHFMDDMVMPGTLMYECCAHTLRVFIQRMGWVTEKTGVCYEPVLGVKSILKCRGPVTPDTKHVVYEIIIKEIGYNPEPYVIADALMYADGHNIVMFTDMSMKMTGITGEEIEAFWKKKEKQVLFDRKRLLAFSVGNPSEAFGEPYKQFDKKRRIARLPGPPYQFMDRIVSIEPEPWILKPGGWIEAEYDVPYDAWYFKSDHSRLMPFCILLEIALQPCGWLAAYMGSALKSKNDLKFRNLGGNAVLYDNVSRETKTLTMKARTKKVSEAGDMIIEEFDFLILKQNKIIYKGDTSFGFFTDNALKQQVGLSNADKGAYIPTPDEFNKSSAYLLEDKAPFTPDDSVVDKAPCLSMPSKALRMIDKIDLYLPDGGPKGLGFIRGIKDVDPDEWFFKAHFYQDPVWPGSLGVEAFLQLIKFMALKRWKHLSNTHNFELIIQKPHNWTYRGQVIPVNKKIEVEAMITGIQDVPVPGIVANGFLKVDGLYIYEMKNFGFRLIPDR
- a CDS encoding pyruvate carboxylase — its product is MSSPIEKLRIGVANRGVPALRIGRTIREMGGIYVAFATEEDKTAPHVSKADKAYTIRTEKGYLDLEEIVRLALQHDVKALHPGWGFAAENNRFPSLCKENKIIFIGPSEAPMKKLGNKVTARKIANSVSVPVIPGSDSSVTLEEAKQIAREIGYPVMIKSEGGGGGRGIVIIESPEELETHFQKASTIAEASFGNPNLYIEKFLPSVRHMEIQAICDSFGNAVVLDERDCSTQRKNQKLLEITPSPWKGMTSELRKTLKNATLKIISAAGYDSIGTFEFLVDEKQNYYFIEANTRLQVEHGITEILYGMDLVEEMIRISFGEKLSLKQEEMSPRGFAMQCRINFEDPQNNFRPNAGEITRYLSPGGEGIRLDSCVFYGYEFPKLYDSLGALLMAYGATWEKTVATMKRALSEYFVGGLKTTIPFHKKVVSHPKFMTGEIVTKFIDNTPELMSYVEIIPEEIRLAGLMAETTARGFNPYVGLGSYRKFGDSKVGPMSVDVSTLAKKATNDHSYQPPFNPNDHRDNTLNFLRNSEYVEFCNTTPRDITQSETGNRFRLFDDRLVGPLIDRCGYASIENGGGAHYHVAMLGCMTDPWAEAANWNEFAPNTQKLILIRSTNVLGYAPQSREIMRRTGEMIVKHYHVIRCFDFLNHIENMAPFAEIVLKAENRIFQPAVSLSWAQGFDVSHYLGLLDEILSMVGRILECNKDEASKKIIFCLKDMAGVCPPRFIKSLISAMLDKYPDLIIQYHRHATDGLAVPALGAAAQAGAKILDVADGPSVRFYGQTAVMPVLAYIEGELGLKTRLDKEKIRETAFVLKQIMPIYDHYCSPTFLGIDHDVTLHGLPGGATSSSQEGALKQGYAFLLPSILLVLELHRKLIRYHDVTPGSQITWTNGYMMVVKAYERGGMTEVQRIINLLNKVTTVEEDKLDEQTRKDRNILFIHANDALKNLLLGKFGKLPLGWPKQWIYESVFGNKWKEAVDGRTEESPLNFLPQVNMDNVKAELAGHIKRKPTEQELVNYLNHPGDALTLIKNLEKYGDPNALPDDIWFEGLELNIEREFRTSDGKIHDIEVVRLGQISKNGTRRIRYKLDHEVFVEEIQVKKRAAEKKGMEMADENNPYHIGAPFDADLWLVHKKAGDAVQEGEEILNLSLMKVEYSINSPVIGVVKQVPVFADYKADKKMVPVIKGQLLMELAPPCKCCLNCNEPIQEKNKFCSNCGNRLSD